One genomic segment of Panicum virgatum strain AP13 chromosome 2N, P.virgatum_v5, whole genome shotgun sequence includes these proteins:
- the LOC120658428 gene encoding 50S ribosomal protein L13-like isoform X1, producing the protein MVLRLGCLEKAIAGLRRINLDGLRWRVFDAKGQVLGRLASQIAVVLQGKDKPTYAPHVENGDMCIVRNAKDISVTGRKMTDKIYYWHTGYIGHLKERRLKDQMEKDPTEVIRKAVLRMLPRNRLRDDRDRKLRIFSGNEHPFHDRPLEPFVMPPRQIREMRPRARRALIRAQKKEQAIRAKEEEGAKNAEITA; encoded by the exons ATGGTGCTGCGCCTGGGGTGCCTAGAG AAAGCAATTGCAGGTTTGAGAAGAATAAATTTGGATGGATTGCGATGGCGTGTATTTGATGCGAAGGGTCAG GTCCTTGGACGGTTGGCATCCCAAATTGCTGTTGTGCTTCAAGGCAAGGATAAGCCAACCTATGCACCACATGTAGAAAATGGAGACATGTGCATTGTACGTAATGCAAAGGATATCAGTGTTACAGGAAGGAAAATGACAGATAAGATCTACTACTGGCATACAGG GTATATTGGCCATCTTAAGGAAAGAAGGCTCAAGGACCAGATGGAGAAAGACCCAACTGAAGTGATCCGCAAAGCTGTCCTGCGCATGCTTCCCCGCAACAGATTGCGTGAT GACAGGGATCGCAAACTGAGGATATTTTCTGGAAATGAGCATCCATTCCATGATCGCCCTCTTGAGCCATTTGTGATGCCACCACGGCAAATACGTGAGATGCGACCCCGCGCAAGGCGTGCACTGATTAGGGCCCAGAAGAAAGAGCAGGCAATCAGAgccaaggaggaagaaggtgcaAAGAATGCTGAGATAACTGCATAG
- the LOC120658336 gene encoding myricetin 3-O-rhamnoside 1,2-glucosyltransferase UGT709G2-like, translated as MAEAHVLVFPCPAQGHINSMLPFAAALLDAGVFVTFLHTDHNLRRASFVAGSPRLRFLSVPDGLPDDHPRSLGDMMELERSLREVGAVRYRALLASLSSAGAGRPSQDGSDGVDGDRSFPPVTCVVADGLLTWAIDAAEELGVPALAFRTSSACSFLAYQTVPELVELRELPFPEGGDLDEPVRGVPGMESFLRRRDLPSVCRRRGGTGGVGLDPILHVFSKATAHSREVRALVFNTTASLEGAALAHIAPRMRNVFAVGPLHAMSSPPAPAPAPASSLWTEDDGCLAWLDGQADRSVVYVSLGSLAVITHDQFTEFLSGLAAAGYPFLWVLRPDMVAASKDQHATPQEAIGVVGEDKARVVAWAPQRDVLRHRAVGCFLTHAGWNSTLEAAVEGVPMVCWPFFGDQLINSRNVGAVWGTGLDMKDVCDRAVVERMVREAMESAAIRSSAQELARVVRRDVSDGGSSAREFERLVRFIKEITMGGAKSDH; from the coding sequence ATGGCGGAGGCGCACGTGCTGGTGTTCCCATGCCCGGCGCAGGGCCACATCAACAGCATGCTCCCCTTCGCCGCGGCGCTCCTCGACGCCGGCGTCTTTGTCACGTTCCTCCACACGGACCACAacctccgccgcgcctccttCGTGGCCGGCTCGCCGCGCCTCCGCTTCCTGTCCGTCCCGGACGGCCTCCCCGACGACCACCCGCGCTCGCTGGGCGACATGATGGAGCTCGAAAGGTCCCTGCGGGAGGTGGGCGCCGTAAGGTACCGCGCTCTGCTCGCATCCTTGTCGTCTGCAGGCGCAGGGCGCCCGAGCCAAGACGGCAGCGACGGCGTGGATGGCGACCGCAGCTTCCCGCCGGTGACCTGCGTCGTCGCCGACGGCCTGCTAACTTGGGCGATCGACGCTGCCGAGGAGCTCGGCGTGCCGGCGCTTGCCTTCCGCACGTCCAGCGCGTGCAGCTTCCTGGCCTACCAGACCGTTCCCGAGCTTGTCGAGCTCCGCGAGCTCCCCTTCCCTGAAGGCGGCGACCTCGACGAGCCGGTGCGCGGCGTTCCAGGCATGGAGAGCTTCCTGCGCCGACGGGATCTTCCGAGCGTGTGCCGCCGTCGCGGTGGCACCGGCGGCGTCGGCCTCGACCCCATCCTGCACGTGTTTTCCAAGGCGACCGCGCATAGCCGCGAGGTACGGGCGCTCGTGTTCAACACGACTGCCTCCCtggagggggcggcgctcgcGCACATCGCGCCGCGCATGCGCAACGTGTTCGCCGTCGGCCCTCTCCACGCcatgtcgtcgccgccggcgccggcgccggcgccggcgtccagCCTGTGGACCGAGGACGACGGGTGCCTCGCGTGGCTCGACGGCCAGGCAGACCGGTCCGTCGTGTACGTGAGCTTGGGGAGCCTCGCGGTCATCACGCACGATCAGTTCACGGAGTTCCTGTccggccttgccgccgccggctaCCCCTTCCTCTGGGTGCTCCGGCCGGACATGGTGGCGGCGAGCAAAGACCAGCACGCCACTCCCCAGGAAGCCATCGGAGTGGTTGGAGAGGACAAGGCCCGCGTCGTGGCGTGGGCGCCGCAGCGGGACGTGCTGCGGCACCGCGCCGTGGGGTGCTTCCTGACGCACGCCGGGTGGAACTCGACGCTGGAGGCCGCCGTCGAGGGCGTGCCCATGGTGTGCTGGCCGTTCTTCGGGGACCAGCTGATCAACAGCCGGAACGTGGGCGCCGTGTGGGGGACGGGGCTGGACATGAAGGACGTGTGCGACAGGGCCGTCGTGGAGAGGATGGTGAGGGAGGCCATGGAGTCCGCCGCGATCAGGAGCTCGGCGCAGGAGCTGGCGCGTGTGGTGAGGCGGGACGTCAGCGATGGGGGATCATCGGCGAGGGAGTTTGAGCGGCTCGTCAGATTCATCAAGGAGATCACCATGGGAGGTGCCAAGTCCGATCACTAA
- the LOC120658428 gene encoding 50S ribosomal protein L13-like isoform X2 produces MKAIAGLRRINLDGLRWRVFDAKGQVLGRLASQIAVVLQGKDKPTYAPHVENGDMCIVRNAKDISVTGRKMTDKIYYWHTGYIGHLKERRLKDQMEKDPTEVIRKAVLRMLPRNRLRDDRDRKLRIFSGNEHPFHDRPLEPFVMPPRQIREMRPRARRALIRAQKKEQAIRAKEEEGAKNAEITA; encoded by the exons ATG AAAGCAATTGCAGGTTTGAGAAGAATAAATTTGGATGGATTGCGATGGCGTGTATTTGATGCGAAGGGTCAG GTCCTTGGACGGTTGGCATCCCAAATTGCTGTTGTGCTTCAAGGCAAGGATAAGCCAACCTATGCACCACATGTAGAAAATGGAGACATGTGCATTGTACGTAATGCAAAGGATATCAGTGTTACAGGAAGGAAAATGACAGATAAGATCTACTACTGGCATACAGG GTATATTGGCCATCTTAAGGAAAGAAGGCTCAAGGACCAGATGGAGAAAGACCCAACTGAAGTGATCCGCAAAGCTGTCCTGCGCATGCTTCCCCGCAACAGATTGCGTGAT GACAGGGATCGCAAACTGAGGATATTTTCTGGAAATGAGCATCCATTCCATGATCGCCCTCTTGAGCCATTTGTGATGCCACCACGGCAAATACGTGAGATGCGACCCCGCGCAAGGCGTGCACTGATTAGGGCCCAGAAGAAAGAGCAGGCAATCAGAgccaaggaggaagaaggtgcaAAGAATGCTGAGATAACTGCATAG